A DNA window from Pyrus communis chromosome 3, drPyrComm1.1, whole genome shotgun sequence contains the following coding sequences:
- the LOC137727687 gene encoding uncharacterized protein, which translates to MKKYQHSSQRTPSFSSSSSSSSFFVSSSCNLDRDSSPPISPATPLRFSGVPFSWEHVPGIPKKPSSSSSNKKELFSSLKRLPQPPPRVSNQKITSKKLIVDDIQVRHSNSKGKGHTANYLPKDPFFAALVECSKDDDGNDDDQGYSSAGAKVSRSVSERFGFFNLSTLSCKTTCAVSESIINVQGPSRTSYHLINRRSR; encoded by the coding sequence ATGAAGAAGTATCAACACTCTTCTCAAAGAACACCGTCATTTTCTTCCTCATCGTCCTCGTCTTCATTTTTCGTATCGTCATCCTGTAATCTCGATCGTGATTCTTCTCCCCCTATTAGTCCGGCCACCCCACTTCGATTTTCCGGCGTCCCATTCTCTTGGGAACATGTTCCCGGAATTCCAAAGAAAcctagcagcagcagcagcaacaagaAGGAATTATTTTCATCACTGAAGCGCCTCCCACAACCTCCTCCCAGAGTCAGTAATCAGAAAATCACCTCAAAAAAGTTGATCGTGGATGATATACAGGTGAGACACAGCAACTCCAAGGGCAAGGGGCATACAGCTAATTATCTCCCAAAGGATCCTTTCTTTGCTGCATTGGTTGAGTGTTCCAAGGACGACGACGGAAACGACGATGATCAAGGATACTCAAGTGCTGGTGCCAAGGTCTCAAGGAGTGTGAGTGAAAGGTTTGGATTCTTCAATCTTTCTACATTATCTTGTAAGACAACATGTGCAGTTTCTGAATCAATCATAAACGTTCAAGGGCCGAGTAGAACTTCTTATCATCTGATTAATCGCCGTTCCCGATGA